The Kiritimatiellaceae bacterium genome contains the following window.
GGTTTGGTGGCGGCGGCGGCGGATTTGGCGGCTTCGGTGGCGGAATGTCTGGCGGCGGCGGCGCGTCGCGCGGCTGGTAGGAGGAGATTTGTTTATGAAAAAGATGAGTCCGGAACAGTTCACTGAAAAATTAAAAACCGTTTGCGGCGACAATCTGCAAGCCGTGGTGCTTTACGGTTCCGCCGCGGCGGGCGATTATGCGGCGAAAGGCTCGGATTATAATCTGCTGGTTGCGCTGAACGATCTTTCTCCGGCGGTTCTTCGCCAGCTGTCCAAACCGGTTGCCATCTGGGAGCGGGCCGGTAATCCGACGCCGCTTTTGTTTACACGCAAACGGCTGACGGAAGCCGCCGATGTATTTCCGATTGAACTGCTCGATATGCGCGATTCCCGCAAAGTTCTTTTCGGTGACGATGTGATCGCCGGAATTCATCCCGGCACGGCGAATTTGCGGTTGCAGGTTGAACACGAACTGCGCTCCGCGCTGATTCAACTCAGCCGCAGCTACCTTTCCGTCAGCGGAAGTCCGCGCCGTTTGGCGGTACTGCTGACCGGTTCGCTGTCCGGTGTGCTAACGCTTTTCCGTGCCGCCCTGCGGCTTTATGAAAATGGTGTTCCGGCGGAAAAATTTCAGGCACTGGAAAAACTGAACTGCCATGTTCCGGTTGAACTCGAAACGTTCCGGCAGATTCACGGTCTAAAAACCGGCGCGCTGAAAATAAAAAAAGTAGACGCCGGACGGCTCTTCGAAGAGTATCTGAAATCAATTGAAGCGGTCGTTGATGCGGTGGATCAGATTTAACAACGGAGGATGACGATGAAGAAGGTATGGATTGCACTCGGAATTATTTTGCTGGTGGTTGTGATGATCGGCGGATCAGCCATCGGATCGAAAAACCGTTTTGTTTCGCAGGATGAAGCCGTGACGGCGCAGTGGGCGAATGTCGAAACGGTTCTGCAGCGCCGCTTTGATCTGATTCCGAATCTGATCAATACGGTGAAAGGCTACGCTGCCCACGAAAAAGGACTTCTGACCGAAGTCACTCGTCTACGCAGTCAGTGGGGCATGGCTTCCACACCGGACGAAAAGATGAAAACCGCCGGTGAAATGCAGAGCGCGCTCAGCCGTCTGCTGGTGGTGGCGGAACAGTATCCTCAGCTTAAAGCCAATCAGAACTTTTTGGCGTTGCAGGACGAACTGGCTGGCACGGAAAACCGGATTTCGGTGGAACGTCGCCGCTACAACGAAACCGTGCAGACGTACAATACGTCGATCCGCCGGTTCCCCGGCTCGGTCTG
Protein-coding sequences here:
- a CDS encoding TPM domain-containing protein, with translation FGGGGGGFGGFGGGMSGGGGASRGW
- a CDS encoding LemA family protein, which encodes MKKVWIALGIILLVVVMIGGSAIGSKNRFVSQDEAVTAQWANVETVLQRRFDLIPNLINTVKGYAAHEKGLLTEVTRLRSQWGMASTPDEKMKTAGEMQSALSRLLVVAEQYPQLKANQNFLALQDELAGTENRISVERRRYNETVQTYNTSIRRFPGSVWAGMFGFARRTPFESAPESAVVPRVEF